A window of Sporolituus thermophilus DSM 23256 contains these coding sequences:
- the kduD gene encoding 2-dehydro-3-deoxy-D-gluconate 5-dehydrogenase KduD — protein sequence MILDKFSLAGKTAIITGASRGLGEGMALALAEAGADVVVVSSGSKIHETAEKIRALGRKSVAIQADLVSIDPIPGIIAKTLEEFGKVDILVNCAGIIRRAPAIEFTEKDWDDVINVNQKSLFFMCQAAAKEMMKQGKGKIINIASLLSFQGGIIVPSYTASKSAVAGLTKALANEWAAYGINVNAIAPGYMATDMTEALQKSAERAPAILARIPQGRWGTPEDMKGAVVFLASDASDYIQGHILVVDGGWMGR from the coding sequence GTGATTTTGGACAAATTTTCCTTAGCGGGTAAAACGGCCATTATTACCGGAGCAAGCCGGGGGCTGGGTGAAGGAATGGCGTTGGCACTGGCGGAGGCAGGCGCCGATGTTGTGGTTGTCAGCAGCGGCAGTAAAATCCACGAAACCGCGGAAAAGATTAGAGCATTAGGCCGAAAAAGCGTGGCCATTCAGGCCGACTTGGTCAGTATCGACCCGATACCTGGAATTATTGCGAAAACCCTCGAAGAATTCGGCAAAGTGGATATCCTGGTCAACTGCGCCGGCATTATCAGGCGCGCTCCGGCGATTGAATTTACCGAAAAAGATTGGGACGACGTCATCAATGTCAACCAAAAGTCACTGTTCTTTATGTGCCAGGCGGCGGCCAAGGAGATGATGAAACAGGGCAAAGGTAAAATCATTAATATCGCTTCGCTCCTTTCCTTCCAGGGCGGTATTATCGTACCGTCTTATACCGCGAGCAAGTCGGCCGTTGCCGGTCTTACCAAAGCGCTGGCCAATGAATGGGCCGCTTACGGCATTAACGTAAACGCCATCGCTCCTGGCTATATGGCGACCGATATGACGGAAGCGCTGCAAAAGAGTGCGGAACGGGCGCCGGCTATCCTGGCGCGGATACCGCAAGGGCGTTGGGGCACGCCCGAGGACATGAAAGGTGCGGTTGTCTTCCTGGCATCGGATGCATCAGATTATATTCAGGGCCATATTTTAGTCGTTGACGGCGGCTGGATGGGCCGGTAA
- a CDS encoding YgeY family selenium metabolism-linked hydrolase: protein MLTEKRQQELVALCQELIRRPSYSGEENQVVDAMKAAFQALGFDAVHVDDYGNVIGAIYGKQPGKAILFDGHIDTVPVSDEEKWAYPPFGAEIANGRIYGRGASDMKGAVSAMLSAAGFFAADTARNFAGTIYVAGVVHEECFEGVASRLISSKFKPDYVVIGEASELNLKIGQRGRAEIVVETFGKPAHSANPHKGINAVYKMAALIERIRQLPTPHHEVLGNGILELTDIKSAPYPGASVVPYYCRATYDRRLLVGETREEVLRPIHSVIAEMAAVDPEFSAKAYYAVGTEKCHTGAEITGERFFPAWLYDEGDGFVQATLQGLRDMGLDPQVTHYSFCTNGSHYAGEAGIKTIGFGPSRENLAHITDEYIELEQLFGACRGYYGIMRAVLK from the coding sequence ATGTTAACAGAAAAACGTCAACAAGAACTTGTCGCGTTATGCCAGGAGCTTATTCGGCGGCCTAGCTACTCAGGCGAGGAAAACCAAGTAGTTGATGCAATGAAAGCCGCGTTTCAGGCTCTGGGGTTTGATGCCGTTCATGTGGACGACTACGGCAATGTTATCGGGGCGATATACGGTAAGCAGCCTGGCAAGGCCATTTTATTTGACGGTCACATTGACACCGTTCCTGTTAGTGATGAAGAAAAGTGGGCATATCCTCCTTTCGGTGCGGAAATTGCCAATGGGCGTATTTACGGCAGGGGTGCCTCGGACATGAAGGGGGCGGTGAGCGCCATGCTCAGCGCGGCCGGATTTTTCGCCGCTGATACGGCAAGGAACTTTGCTGGAACTATTTATGTCGCCGGCGTCGTGCATGAAGAGTGTTTTGAAGGGGTTGCTTCCCGGTTAATCAGCAGCAAATTCAAGCCTGACTATGTGGTGATCGGTGAGGCTTCGGAACTCAATCTCAAAATCGGTCAACGGGGCAGGGCGGAAATTGTCGTCGAAACTTTTGGGAAGCCCGCCCATTCCGCCAACCCGCACAAAGGTATTAACGCTGTGTATAAAATGGCGGCGCTGATTGAACGCATCCGGCAGCTGCCCACACCGCATCACGAGGTGTTGGGCAATGGCATCCTGGAATTGACGGACATTAAGTCGGCGCCTTATCCCGGAGCATCGGTGGTGCCATATTACTGCCGGGCTACTTATGACCGGCGTTTGCTGGTCGGTGAGACCAGGGAAGAGGTGCTGCGCCCCATTCACAGCGTTATTGCCGAAATGGCTGCTGTCGATCCGGAGTTTTCGGCCAAAGCCTATTACGCCGTGGGTACGGAAAAATGCCATACCGGAGCGGAAATTACGGGCGAAAGGTTTTTCCCGGCATGGCTGTATGACGAAGGTGACGGCTTTGTCCAAGCCACGCTGCAGGGGTTGCGGGATATGGGCCTTGACCCGCAGGTCACCCACTATTCTTTCTGCACCAATGGCAGCCATTATGCCGGCGAAGCGGGAATAAAAACGATTGGCTTCGGACCTTCGCGGGAAAATCTGGCCCATATCACTGATGAATATATCGAGCTTGAACAGCTCTTTGGCGCGTGCCGCGGTTATTACGGCATTATGCGGGCTGTTTTAAAATAA
- a CDS encoding N-acyl-D-amino-acid deacylase family protein: MKTLIKNGRIADGTGHPSFIGSVAIDGDRISAVGEGISADGFDRVVDAQGLVIAPGFIDTHSHSDLQLLLDPFVAPKIRQGITTEILGQDGISMAPLPKQYISPWRKNLAGLNGDSDRIDWEYETTDGYLRLLEQSGVGLNAGYLVPHGNIRMEAMGLDNRQPSEEELRRMQDITRREMEAGALGLSTGLIYMPCAYAATEEVIELCKVVAEYDGVFVIHQRSEADCILESMQEVIRIGRESGVKVHFSHFKVCGRKNWEKIDQVIALLEQAQAEGIRVSFDQYPYVAGSTMLGVILPPWVHDGGTDKLLERLADPKLRKKMVYDIENGLPGWDNFVDFAGLDQIFVTSVKTKNNEDLIGKNLIEIGQIRGKNPYDATFDLLYEEQNAVGMVDFYGTDEHIIRFMTRPEQNVCTDGLLGGKPHPRVYGSFPRVLGKYVREEKALSLEAAVRKMTAKPAEVFRIKDRGLLKPGYYADIVVFNPDTVIDRGTFIEPAQYPDGIEYVLINGRVAVEKGKQNQVLAGKVLRR; this comes from the coding sequence ATGAAGACCCTTATCAAGAACGGCCGCATTGCTGACGGCACGGGACATCCGTCGTTTATCGGCAGCGTGGCGATTGACGGCGACCGGATCAGCGCGGTGGGGGAGGGCATAAGCGCTGATGGTTTTGACCGAGTGGTTGATGCTCAGGGGTTGGTAATTGCCCCGGGATTTATTGACACGCACAGCCACTCGGATCTCCAGCTGCTGCTTGATCCGTTTGTTGCTCCTAAGATCAGGCAGGGTATTACGACGGAAATTCTCGGTCAGGACGGCATTTCGATGGCGCCGCTTCCTAAGCAGTATATAAGCCCGTGGCGGAAAAACCTGGCCGGGCTTAACGGTGACAGCGACCGAATCGACTGGGAATATGAGACTACCGATGGTTACTTACGCCTGCTCGAACAGTCGGGGGTAGGGCTCAATGCGGGCTATCTGGTTCCCCACGGTAACATCCGCATGGAGGCAATGGGTCTGGACAATCGGCAACCGTCGGAGGAAGAGCTGCGGCGTATGCAGGATATTACGCGGCGGGAAATGGAGGCCGGGGCCCTCGGGCTGTCGACCGGGCTGATTTATATGCCCTGTGCTTATGCCGCTACGGAGGAAGTTATCGAGTTATGCAAGGTGGTTGCCGAATACGACGGGGTATTTGTTATTCACCAGCGCAGCGAAGCGGACTGCATTTTGGAGTCCATGCAGGAAGTCATCCGGATCGGCCGGGAGTCGGGCGTGAAGGTGCATTTTTCCCACTTTAAAGTGTGTGGCCGGAAAAATTGGGAAAAAATCGACCAGGTAATTGCTTTGCTGGAACAGGCCCAGGCCGAGGGCATCCGCGTTTCCTTCGACCAGTATCCTTATGTCGCCGGCAGCACTATGCTGGGAGTCATTCTGCCGCCCTGGGTTCATGACGGCGGGACGGATAAACTGTTAGAGCGTCTGGCTGATCCTAAGCTGCGTAAAAAGATGGTTTATGATATTGAGAACGGTCTGCCGGGGTGGGACAACTTTGTCGATTTTGCCGGCCTTGACCAAATTTTTGTGACCAGTGTCAAGACCAAAAACAATGAAGACCTAATCGGCAAAAATTTGATCGAAATTGGTCAAATTCGCGGCAAAAATCCTTATGACGCTACTTTTGACCTTTTGTACGAAGAACAGAACGCCGTGGGCATGGTCGATTTTTATGGTACAGACGAGCATATCATCAGATTTATGACCAGGCCGGAACAGAATGTATGCACCGACGGCCTGCTGGGCGGCAAGCCTCATCCGCGCGTTTACGGCTCATTTCCCCGGGTGCTCGGTAAATATGTCCGGGAGGAAAAAGCGCTTTCTTTAGAGGCAGCGGTACGCAAAATGACAGCCAAGCCGGCGGAAGTTTTCCGCATCAAGGACCGTGGCCTGTTAAAACCCGGTTATTATGCCGACATTGTTGTGTTTAACCCGGACACGGTGATTGACCGGGGGACGTTTATCGAACCTGCTCAGTATCCGGACGGTATTGAATATGTGCTTATCAATGGCAGGGTTGCTGTGGAGAAAGGCAAGCAAAATCAGGTATTAGCCGGTAAGGTACTCCGTAGATAG
- a CDS encoding MFS transporter, translated as METVRPAPGVSLDAMKPTRQRVVLVAILLLTLLVAYLDRVNVSVLLADNTFLTDMGIKGQPVQMGLLMTLFLIAYGVANVVLSPLGDYIGPRKAMSISILLWTLSVLIGGFATTFTTMLVARVILGIGEGMHWPMQSTFVKNWFPPHERGKANAVWLIGLMVGPAIAMPFFTWIVSAWGWRPSFFVLGAMGLVPLFLLWFYVTDHPRQHKRVNQAELEYIEKALKAEAEEEARLKTETLGERLKSFALNYRFWLLTINYFCIASVWWGTMAWLPSYLKAARGFSWAQMGAFSSLPYILGAVSILFFGHLADKLGRRAPFVAVAHLGSALGIYFGAMAPDNMTAALMISAGIASIAIGLPSSWAILQRIVPGKAVGAGAGMMNGVANGGSAFSPVLIGFFIALTGGYVGGLMFLVGLAVVGCLCMTVLSLQKY; from the coding sequence ATGGAAACGGTGCGACCTGCGCCAGGTGTGAGTCTTGACGCTATGAAACCTACCCGGCAACGGGTAGTACTAGTGGCTATTCTCCTTCTCACTTTATTGGTTGCTTATCTGGATAGGGTGAATGTTTCCGTGTTATTGGCCGATAACACGTTTTTAACCGATATGGGCATTAAAGGGCAACCGGTGCAAATGGGACTACTAATGACTTTATTTTTGATTGCTTACGGCGTGGCCAATGTCGTCTTAAGCCCTCTTGGCGATTACATTGGCCCGCGCAAGGCGATGTCCATATCCATCCTTCTTTGGACGCTATCGGTCCTTATCGGTGGTTTCGCCACCACTTTTACGACCATGCTGGTAGCCCGCGTTATATTGGGCATCGGCGAGGGAATGCATTGGCCGATGCAGAGTACTTTTGTCAAGAACTGGTTTCCACCCCATGAGCGCGGTAAAGCCAATGCCGTGTGGCTCATTGGGCTGATGGTTGGGCCGGCTATCGCCATGCCTTTCTTTACCTGGATCGTATCCGCCTGGGGTTGGCGTCCGAGCTTTTTCGTTCTTGGTGCCATGGGGCTGGTACCATTGTTTCTTTTGTGGTTTTATGTTACCGACCATCCGCGCCAGCATAAGCGGGTTAATCAAGCCGAACTGGAATACATCGAAAAAGCTCTGAAAGCCGAGGCTGAGGAGGAGGCACGCCTGAAGACCGAGACTCTCGGGGAACGGCTTAAGTCTTTCGCTTTGAACTATAGATTTTGGCTTTTGACCATTAACTATTTCTGCATTGCATCGGTGTGGTGGGGTACAATGGCGTGGCTGCCGTCTTATTTGAAAGCGGCGCGCGGCTTTTCCTGGGCGCAAATGGGGGCCTTTTCCTCGCTACCTTACATTTTAGGCGCCGTCAGCATCCTTTTCTTCGGTCATCTGGCCGATAAACTTGGCCGGCGGGCGCCTTTCGTGGCTGTTGCGCACCTCGGCTCCGCCCTGGGGATTTATTTCGGCGCCATGGCACCGGACAATATGACGGCGGCCCTGATGATTTCGGCCGGTATTGCGTCCATTGCTATCGGCTTGCCATCGTCCTGGGCGATCCTGCAGCGTATTGTCCCTGGTAAGGCGGTCGGCGCGGGCGCTGGCATGATGAACGGCGTGGCCAATGGTGGGTCGGCCTTTTCGCCGGTTCTCATCGGCTTCTTTATCGCCTTGACGGGTGGTTATGTCGGCGGCCTGATGTTCCTGGTGGGCCTGGCGGTCGTCGGCTGCCTGTGTATGACGGTATTGTCGCTACAGAAATATTAG
- the dpaL gene encoding diaminopropionate ammonia-lyase yields MSEKLQWIGNQLMQTKDTGVSIGFLSEQEIDKARKFHQSFPEYRETPLRSLANLAGALGVGGIYVKDESYRFGLNAFKVLGGSYAMARYLAERLEEDIAKLPFDRLTSPAVKQRLGEITFTTATDGNHGRGVAWTARRLGQKAVVYMPKGSAVRRLENIRAEGAQAYITDMNYDDAVRLAAESARKYGWVIVQDTAWEGYEDIPTWIMQGYGTMAAEALTQLREYGVEKPTHVFVQAGVGSLAGAVQGYLASVFGDDRPITVIVEANQADCLFRSALAGDGKPRVVTGDLATIMAGLACGEPNIIGWNILRDYSHMFVSCPDWIAARGMRILGNPLAGDDRIVSGESGAVTAGLLSVIMQHPEWAKLREALHLDESSRILLFSTEGDTDPEKYRSIVWDGEYASYEQSGGEKK; encoded by the coding sequence TTGAGCGAAAAGCTGCAGTGGATAGGCAATCAGTTAATGCAGACAAAAGACACCGGCGTGTCTATCGGCTTTTTGAGCGAGCAGGAAATTGACAAAGCACGAAAGTTTCACCAAAGTTTTCCCGAGTATCGGGAAACACCGCTGCGTAGTCTGGCTAATCTGGCCGGAGCGCTAGGAGTTGGCGGGATCTATGTGAAAGACGAGTCTTACCGCTTTGGACTAAATGCCTTTAAAGTGCTCGGCGGGTCTTACGCTATGGCGCGGTATCTGGCGGAGCGGTTGGAGGAAGACATTGCCAAGCTGCCGTTTGACCGGCTGACGTCGCCGGCTGTCAAACAGCGGCTCGGGGAAATTACCTTCACCACCGCTACGGATGGCAACCACGGCCGTGGCGTTGCCTGGACGGCCCGACGGCTGGGGCAAAAAGCAGTAGTCTATATGCCCAAAGGTTCGGCGGTTCGGCGCTTGGAGAATATCCGGGCTGAAGGTGCACAAGCATATATTACCGACATGAATTATGATGATGCCGTGCGTTTGGCAGCGGAAAGTGCCCGGAAGTACGGCTGGGTTATTGTCCAGGATACTGCCTGGGAAGGCTATGAAGACATCCCAACCTGGATTATGCAGGGATATGGCACCATGGCGGCTGAGGCATTAACCCAGCTCCGGGAGTATGGTGTGGAAAAACCCACTCACGTTTTTGTCCAGGCCGGGGTAGGATCGCTGGCCGGCGCAGTTCAGGGGTATCTGGCGTCGGTATTCGGTGATGACCGTCCCATAACGGTTATTGTCGAGGCCAATCAGGCGGATTGCCTGTTCCGGTCAGCTTTGGCCGGCGATGGCAAACCGCGGGTGGTAACAGGCGATTTGGCGACTATCATGGCGGGGCTTGCATGCGGTGAGCCAAACATCATCGGCTGGAACATTCTCCGGGACTACAGCCATATGTTTGTGTCGTGCCCTGACTGGATTGCGGCCCGCGGTATGCGGATACTGGGCAATCCTTTGGCCGGCGATGACCGGATTGTTTCCGGCGAGTCAGGAGCGGTTACTGCCGGTTTGCTGAGCGTGATTATGCAGCACCCCGAATGGGCAAAGCTCCGGGAGGCCTTGCATCTTGACGAAAGCTCCAGAATTCTCCTGTTCAGTACGGAGGGCGACACCGATCCGGAAAAATACCGCAGCATTGTCTGGGATGGCGAGTATGCCAGCTACGAACAAAGCGGAGGAGAGAAGAAATAA
- a CDS encoding IclR family transcriptional regulator, with the protein MRKNSVEVQALQRALDILEVIGNSSSPVTLKNITAMVDLPKSTVYRLLSNLESRGYVRCGNDGRYTLGLKLLMMSQRMEQGFELKHVARPYMVKLNELSKESVHLGVLNNNKVLYVDTIDSPQVIRLVAEVGSTNAVHCTALGKALLIGHSDDAIKQVLHDAGMEKRTPYTLVTPESFLAEMQIVRAQGYALDVCESNEHCCCVSAPIYNHHGDVVAAISISGPASRVSRDLMKNELAPKLKEATQAISQFLGLFPDRN; encoded by the coding sequence ATGCGGAAAAACAGCGTAGAAGTCCAGGCATTGCAGCGGGCGCTCGATATTTTAGAGGTAATCGGCAATAGTTCCAGTCCGGTCACTTTAAAAAATATAACAGCCATGGTCGACTTGCCTAAGTCAACCGTTTACCGTTTGCTCTCCAATCTGGAAAGTCGCGGTTACGTGCGGTGCGGCAATGACGGCAGATATACGTTAGGTTTGAAATTATTAATGATGAGCCAGCGGATGGAACAGGGGTTTGAACTTAAGCATGTGGCAAGGCCGTATATGGTTAAGCTGAACGAATTGTCGAAAGAATCGGTTCACCTTGGGGTACTGAATAACAATAAAGTTCTCTATGTCGACACAATTGACAGTCCGCAGGTAATTAGGCTTGTTGCCGAGGTAGGCAGCACAAATGCCGTGCACTGTACGGCGCTTGGCAAGGCGCTGTTGATAGGTCATAGCGATGACGCCATTAAGCAAGTGTTGCATGACGCCGGGATGGAAAAACGAACTCCTTATACACTGGTTACTCCGGAAAGTTTCCTGGCCGAGATGCAAATTGTCCGGGCGCAAGGCTATGCACTCGACGTATGTGAAAGCAACGAGCACTGTTGTTGCGTCAGCGCGCCTATTTATAACCATCACGGGGATGTTGTAGCGGCTATAAGCATCTCGGGCCCTGCGTCGCGGGTATCGCGGGATTTAATGAAGAATGAACTGGCGCCAAAACTAAAAGAAGCTACCCAGGCTATTTCCCAATTTTTGGGATTATTTCCTGACCGTAACTGA
- a CDS encoding SDR family NAD(P)-dependent oxidoreductase yields the protein MPQTGQTRTVLVTGGGQGIGAAVAEAFAAKGDRVIIWEKDGEAAAERVELIRNRGGECQVMVVDISREDEVKAGVQRLIEQGITIQVIVNNAGVSRPTPLAAPMSDWDAVVNTNLRGQYLVVKYAAPLMSRGGAIINIASTRALMSEPDWHAYAAAKGGLLALTHSLAVTLGPQGIRVNAISPGWIDVSPWQKRTNRQPVQLRDIDHAQHPAGRVGRPEDIAAACLFLASPEAGFITGANLVVDGGMTVKMIYAE from the coding sequence ATGCCACAAACAGGACAAACCCGCACCGTACTGGTCACCGGGGGCGGCCAAGGGATTGGCGCCGCCGTGGCCGAGGCCTTTGCCGCCAAGGGCGACCGGGTCATAATCTGGGAGAAAGACGGGGAGGCTGCTGCCGAACGGGTTGAGTTAATTCGCAACCGGGGTGGAGAATGTCAGGTTATGGTGGTGGACATATCCCGGGAAGACGAGGTTAAGGCTGGCGTTCAGCGTCTGATTGAGCAAGGGATAACTATTCAGGTTATTGTCAACAATGCGGGCGTTTCCCGCCCAACGCCGCTAGCTGCGCCAATGAGCGACTGGGACGCGGTGGTTAATACCAACCTGCGCGGCCAATATCTGGTGGTAAAATATGCGGCGCCGCTGATGAGCCGCGGCGGGGCGATCATCAACATTGCTTCCACGCGAGCCCTAATGTCCGAACCGGACTGGCATGCCTACGCCGCCGCCAAAGGCGGGCTGCTGGCCCTTACGCATTCCCTCGCCGTCACGCTGGGCCCGCAGGGGATACGGGTTAACGCTATCAGCCCGGGCTGGATTGATGTATCGCCTTGGCAAAAGCGGACTAACCGCCAGCCGGTCCAGCTGCGGGACATCGATCATGCCCAACACCCGGCCGGACGGGTCGGCCGGCCGGAAGATATCGCCGCCGCCTGTCTGTTTTTGGCCTCGCCCGAAGCCGGGTTTATTACCGGCGCCAACCTGGTAGTGGATGGCGGCATGACCGTGAAAATGATTTATGCTGAATAG
- the kduI gene encoding 5-dehydro-4-deoxy-D-glucuronate isomerase: protein MEVRYAANPKDVKLYDTRRLRDEFLIEDLFPSDAVKMVYSHIDRIIVGGVVPATKPIALEAGSEIRAEYFLERRELGVINIGGKGTVTVDGTAYELDNRDGLYVGMGAKEIIFASADAKSPAKFYFNSAPAHAAYPTVKVGLAKARRVELGSQAEANKRTIYQYIHPEVLQSCQLVMGMTVLEQGSVWNTMPSHTHDRRMEVYLYLNMPEDAVVFHFMGEPGETRHIVVRNEQAVISPSWSIHSGVGTRSYAFIWGMCGENQTFTDMDHIPMAELK, encoded by the coding sequence ATGGAAGTAAGATATGCGGCAAATCCAAAGGACGTAAAATTGTATGATACTAGGCGGCTGCGGGATGAATTTCTGATTGAAGACTTGTTTCCAAGCGATGCGGTCAAGATGGTCTATAGCCATATTGACAGGATTATCGTCGGCGGAGTCGTCCCTGCCACTAAGCCGATAGCGCTGGAAGCCGGGTCGGAGATACGAGCCGAATATTTCCTGGAGCGGAGAGAACTTGGCGTTATCAATATCGGCGGTAAGGGAACCGTAACAGTAGACGGTACTGCCTATGAACTTGATAACCGCGACGGTCTGTATGTAGGGATGGGGGCAAAAGAAATAATATTCGCCAGTGCCGATGCCAAAAGTCCCGCCAAGTTTTATTTTAACAGCGCTCCTGCACACGCGGCGTACCCAACGGTAAAGGTAGGGCTTGCTAAGGCACGGAGGGTTGAACTCGGTTCGCAGGCAGAGGCCAATAAACGGACAATCTATCAGTATATTCACCCCGAAGTTTTGCAAAGCTGCCAACTGGTGATGGGGATGACCGTCCTGGAGCAGGGCAGCGTTTGGAATACTATGCCCAGCCATACCCACGACCGGAGGATGGAAGTTTACCTTTATCTCAATATGCCGGAGGACGCTGTCGTTTTCCACTTCATGGGGGAGCCGGGTGAGACGAGACACATCGTTGTTCGGAACGAGCAGGCCGTCATTTCTCCCAGTTGGTCTATTCATTCCGGCGTAGGCACCCGTAGTTACGCCTTTATCTGGGGAATGTGCGGTGAGAACCAGACCTTCACTGATATGGACCATATCCCGATGGCTGAATTAAAATAA
- a CDS encoding MFS transporter produces MTTQATQGGFRWKLRYSILAIIWVGWLFSFLDRMVISVALPFIGKDLNIDATMQGAILSAFFAGYALFQIPGGMLADKFGPRRVMALAISWWSIFTSLTGLIATYPIMLFCRFIFGVGEGCFPGASWKTIATYFPPKERATATAIQSSVNTLGPAVASLVAAGIIAAYGWRTVFIALGIPGLLIGLAIWFYFKDNPADHPHMTQEELAELNVRPAAADATGSANSGITFKEFLKKPILWQMVLIWFLFDITFWGFVSWLPSYLMKVRGFSLIKTGITGSIPFFVGTLGMLAGGYLSDRVKGQRKWMFIPNALVAGFFLYMTYTVPSADMAVVYQSISAFFMFLAMAAFWGLVMDTIPAHIMGSSSGTVNFGGQVAGFISPFAMGYLIDISKGSFDTAFVFLIIAIVASAAVALTVKQKENAAEGAPMQA; encoded by the coding sequence ATGACAACTCAAGCGACCCAAGGCGGATTTCGGTGGAAGCTAAGGTATTCAATTCTGGCCATTATTTGGGTGGGCTGGCTATTCTCATTTCTTGACCGGATGGTTATCAGCGTGGCGCTCCCGTTTATTGGCAAAGACCTGAATATTGACGCCACGATGCAGGGAGCTATTTTAAGCGCCTTTTTCGCCGGATATGCCCTGTTCCAGATACCTGGCGGCATGCTGGCCGATAAATTCGGGCCGAGGCGGGTTATGGCGCTGGCGATATCCTGGTGGTCTATTTTTACATCCCTTACCGGGCTTATTGCTACTTATCCCATTATGTTGTTCTGCCGTTTTATATTTGGGGTAGGCGAGGGATGTTTCCCAGGGGCGTCCTGGAAAACAATCGCAACTTACTTTCCCCCGAAGGAAAGGGCTACTGCCACAGCCATCCAATCTTCGGTAAATACGCTCGGGCCGGCAGTGGCCTCACTAGTGGCCGCCGGGATTATTGCCGCTTACGGCTGGCGCACTGTGTTTATTGCCCTCGGTATTCCCGGGCTATTGATCGGTTTGGCCATTTGGTTTTACTTCAAGGACAACCCGGCTGACCATCCCCACATGACGCAGGAAGAACTCGCTGAGCTTAATGTCCGGCCGGCAGCTGCCGACGCTACCGGTTCGGCAAACAGCGGCATTACCTTCAAGGAGTTTCTCAAAAAGCCCATTCTGTGGCAAATGGTATTAATCTGGTTTCTGTTTGATATCACCTTCTGGGGCTTTGTTTCCTGGTTGCCTTCCTATCTGATGAAAGTCAGAGGCTTTTCCCTTATCAAAACAGGAATTACCGGTTCTATCCCCTTCTTTGTCGGCACTTTAGGCATGCTGGCCGGCGGATACCTGTCTGACCGGGTGAAGGGCCAGCGTAAGTGGATGTTTATTCCTAACGCCCTGGTGGCTGGGTTCTTCCTGTATATGACGTATACCGTCCCGTCGGCAGATATGGCCGTTGTTTACCAGAGTATTTCCGCCTTCTTTATGTTCCTGGCTATGGCTGCGTTCTGGGGCTTGGTTATGGACACCATTCCTGCCCATATCATGGGGTCAAGCTCAGGTACGGTGAATTTCGGCGGGCAAGTTGCCGGTTTCATTTCGCCGTTTGCCATGGGGTATCTTATTGATATAAGTAAGGGGTCATTTGATACTGCTTTCGTTTTCCTCATTATCGCCATTGTTGCCTCTGCGGCGGTAGCGCTTACGGTTAAACAAAAAGAGAATGCTGCCGAAGGGGCACCGATGCAGGCCTGA